From Monomorium pharaonis isolate MP-MQ-018 chromosome 9, ASM1337386v2, whole genome shotgun sequence, the proteins below share one genomic window:
- the LOC105830945 gene encoding isthmin isoform X2, with protein sequence MGIHKEYQPDANQRRNTVETSRICARAQIQNSMTTQDVECRADCTRSRDEASMTPDEEANDYERARSVYPSRVKRTKNPHRSRARSNARNSTRSRHSKGNANNAFRDAPHGGGLEPLLLKLIEALENNSRTDDEPEPMLNSSAVNDTSSFDDVDRCQKWLDNWHKIERAFPGSVDNLPACPCTYPNNVFYNNEIWDKRRQKNFRWRDVSHEKDRLAIYKPGATYCVQTLPSHESESAIVQHCCYDEKRKLLTRGSGAGTPYIVSPDISELLHDKIDLLPWRLCKGDFTRYNEVRIPNNGNNCKTNPDNEEYQHQVENAKNY encoded by the exons ATGGGGATACACAAAGAATACCAACCAGATGCAAATCAACGAAGAAACACGGTGGAAACGTCTAGAATTTGCGCGCGCGCCCAG ATACAAAATTCCATGACGACGCAGGATGTCGAATGTAGGGCAGATTGTACGAGATCGCGCGATGAAGCCTCGATGACGCCCGACGAAGAGGCCAACGATTACGAACGCGCGAGGAGCGTTTATCCTTCGCGGGTCAAACGTACCAAAAATCCGCATCGCTCTCGCGCGAGGTCGAACGCGAGAAACTCAACGAGATCGAGGCACTCGAAAGGCAATGCGAATAATGCGTTTCGCGATGCTCCCCACGGAGGAGGGCTGGAGCCTCTCCTGTTGAAATTAATCGAAGCGCTGGAGAACAATTCCAGAACGGACGACGAGCCCGAGCCCATGTTGAACTCGAGTGCCGTCAACGACACCAGCAGCTTCGACGACGTGGATCGTTGCCAGAAGTGGCTGGACAACTGGCACAAGATCGAGAGGGCGTTTCCgg gATCCGTCGACAACCTGCCGGCGTGTCCCTGCACGTATCCGAACAACGTCTTCTACAACAACGAGATCTGGGATAAGAGGCGGCAGAAGAACTTTCGATGGCGCGACGTGAGCCACGAGAAGGATCGGCTCGCGATCTACAAACCGGGCGCCACTTACTGCGTGCAGACCCTACCGTCCCACGAAAGCGAGAGCGCCATCGTGCAACACTGTTGTTACGACGAGAAAAGAAAGCTGCTGACCCGCGGTTCCGGCGCCGGCACGCCGTACATCGTCAGTCCGGATATCTCGGAGCTGTTGCACGACAAGATCGACCTGTTGCCCTGGCGGCTTTGCAAGGGTGACTTCACGAG gTACAATGAAGTGAGAATACCGAATAATGGCAATAACTGCAAGACGAATCCGGATAACGAGGAGTATCAACATCAAGTAGAAAATGCGAAAAATTATTGA
- the LOC105830945 gene encoding isthmin isoform X1 has translation MRAPLVICVAAVFYPIFVAVMASRDGDREIQNSMTTQDVECRADCTRSRDEASMTPDEEANDYERARSVYPSRVKRTKNPHRSRARSNARNSTRSRHSKGNANNAFRDAPHGGGLEPLLLKLIEALENNSRTDDEPEPMLNSSAVNDTSSFDDVDRCQKWLDNWHKIERAFPGSVDNLPACPCTYPNNVFYNNEIWDKRRQKNFRWRDVSHEKDRLAIYKPGATYCVQTLPSHESESAIVQHCCYDEKRKLLTRGSGAGTPYIVSPDISELLHDKIDLLPWRLCKGDFTRYNEVRIPNNGNNCKTNPDNEEYQHQVENAKNY, from the exons ATGAGAGCGCCGCTCGTGATTTGCGTCGCGGCGGTTTTTTACCCGATTTTCGTCGCCGTGATGGCCTCGCGCGATGGCGACCGCGAA ATACAAAATTCCATGACGACGCAGGATGTCGAATGTAGGGCAGATTGTACGAGATCGCGCGATGAAGCCTCGATGACGCCCGACGAAGAGGCCAACGATTACGAACGCGCGAGGAGCGTTTATCCTTCGCGGGTCAAACGTACCAAAAATCCGCATCGCTCTCGCGCGAGGTCGAACGCGAGAAACTCAACGAGATCGAGGCACTCGAAAGGCAATGCGAATAATGCGTTTCGCGATGCTCCCCACGGAGGAGGGCTGGAGCCTCTCCTGTTGAAATTAATCGAAGCGCTGGAGAACAATTCCAGAACGGACGACGAGCCCGAGCCCATGTTGAACTCGAGTGCCGTCAACGACACCAGCAGCTTCGACGACGTGGATCGTTGCCAGAAGTGGCTGGACAACTGGCACAAGATCGAGAGGGCGTTTCCgg gATCCGTCGACAACCTGCCGGCGTGTCCCTGCACGTATCCGAACAACGTCTTCTACAACAACGAGATCTGGGATAAGAGGCGGCAGAAGAACTTTCGATGGCGCGACGTGAGCCACGAGAAGGATCGGCTCGCGATCTACAAACCGGGCGCCACTTACTGCGTGCAGACCCTACCGTCCCACGAAAGCGAGAGCGCCATCGTGCAACACTGTTGTTACGACGAGAAAAGAAAGCTGCTGACCCGCGGTTCCGGCGCCGGCACGCCGTACATCGTCAGTCCGGATATCTCGGAGCTGTTGCACGACAAGATCGACCTGTTGCCCTGGCGGCTTTGCAAGGGTGACTTCACGAG gTACAATGAAGTGAGAATACCGAATAATGGCAATAACTGCAAGACGAATCCGGATAACGAGGAGTATCAACATCAAGTAGAAAATGCGAAAAATTATTGA
- the LOC105830959 gene encoding bone morphogenetic protein 4 isoform X1: MTVMTRGASCRFLVRLLSLSLLLLDVNAYPKSDLRTDEDRDDGIKQELEGLSWPFVQSTNENNLAPRREEALQKIQETLGIRSQNEDLAHRKVPPQFMMELYNTIADPSGITRGRNPYNARVVRSFVERGNSFNPSLSRFYFFNISVLETSESVLEAELHLYRKKTPPRNARSLTTAGSPYYLIRVYQVLDDCSLDLPDLHRLLSVRYVGAHASGWQIFNVKQAVLGWMSGEPNLGLLVTAQNLFENEVPVEFSRRSDYHHSRQPILVLFDDDSNGRTSGRPVVAPRYYEYGSQDDYNDSKDGRGKGSAHEKDAKENEKTDLEDNGAERYGRRKRQREVGGDQPEEVALVSRRESEFFQRQKRGRGSQGEEEEEDKAPRYGEPLEATRRRRRDATSNTRGRTTTSDGIVSKNRSRITRILTSMDIYERAAFRERLGQVARNRSANMGSSRRHRPARSTGNGHQSNNHPTGNATDECTKHELYVDFHDIGLSSSIIAPVGYSAYQCKGVCEPPLSQEQRPTNHATIQAIVHKMAKDVERPCCVPTKLLGTSILFYDDNENVVLKMYEDMIADRCGCR; the protein is encoded by the exons ATGACAGTGATGACGAGAGGCGCGTCGTGCCGCTTCCTAGTGCGGCTGCTCTCGTTGTCGTTGCTCTTGTTAGACGTTAACGCGTACCCGAAGTCAGACCTCCGGACCGACGAGGACAGGGATGACGGAATCAAGCAAGAACTCGAAGGACTGTCGTGGCCCTTCGTTCAGTCGACAAACGAGAACAACCTGGCGCCCCGACGAGAGGAGGCTCTGCAGAAGATACAAGAG ACCCTCGGTATTCGGAGTCAGAACGAGGACCTGGCCCACCGTAAGGTACCGCCGCAATTCATGATGGAGCTCTACAACACGATCGCCGATCCCAGCGGGATCACGCGAGGCCGGAATCCCTACAACGCCCGGGTCGTCCGCAGCTTCGTCGAGAGGGGTAATTCTTTCA ATCCATCCCTGTCGCGCTTCTACTTCTTCAATATCTCGGTGCTGGAGACGAGCGAGTCGGTGCTGGAGGCCGAGCTGCATCTCTATCGGAAGAAAACGCCGCCAAGGAACGCACGTTCACTGACGACGGCTGGGTCGCCCTATTATCTG ATAAGGGTATACCAAGTCCTGGACGACTGCAGCCTCGATCTGCCGGACCTTCACAGATTGCTGAGCGTCCGTTACGTCGGCGCGCACGCCTCCGGTTGGCAG ATATTCAACGTGAAACAAGCCGTTCTTGGTTGGATGAGCGGCGAGCCGAACCTGGGCCTCCTGGTGACGGCTCAGAATCTATTCGAGAACGAGGTGCCGGTGGAGTTCTCTCGTCGAAGCGATTACCACCACAGCAGGCAGCCGATACTGGTGCTCTTCGACGATGACAGCAACGGTCGGACCAGCGGAAGACCGGTAGTCGCGCCGCGATATTACGAATACGGAAGCCAGGACGACTACAACGACAGCAAGGACGGTCGTGGAAAGGGTTCGGCGCACGAGAAGGACGCGAAGGAAAACGAGAAGACCGATCTGGAGGACAACGGCGCCGAGCGCTACGGAAGGCGCAAGAGACAGCGGGAAGTCGGCGGCGATCAGCCCGAGGAAGTCGCGTTGGTGAGCAGGCGCGAGTCGGAATTCTTCCAGCGGCAGAAGAGAGGACGCGGATCGCAaggggaggaagaggaggaagacaAGGCTCCTCGTTACGGCGAGCCTCTGGAAGCGACGAGACGCCGGCGTCGCGACGCAACGTCCAACACCCGGGGACGCACCACCACCAGCGACGGTATCGTGTCGAAGAATCGCTCGCGGATCACGCGGATCCTCACGTCGATGGACATCTACGAGAGAGCGGCGTTTCGCGAGCGACTAGGACAGGTGGCGCGAAACAGATCGGCGAACATGGGGTCGTCGCGGCGTCATCGACCGGCGCGATCGACGGGCAACGGCCACCAGAGCAACAACCACCCGACGGGGAACGCGACCGATGAGTGCACGAAGCACGAGCTCTACGTGGACTTCCACGACATCGGGCTGTCGTCCTCGATAATCGCGCCGGTCGGCTACTCCGCGTACCAGTGCAAAGGCGTGTGCGAGCCACCCCTCAGCCAGGAGCAGCGGCCGACGAATCACGCGACGATCCAGGCGATCGTGCACAAGATGGCAAAGGACGTTGAGAGGCCGTGCTGCGTGCCGACGAAGCTCCTCGGCACCAGCATCCTCTTCTACGATGACAACGAGAATGTCGTGCTCAAGATGTACGAGGACATGATCGCGGACCGTTGCGGATGTCGTTAA
- the LOC105830959 gene encoding bone morphogenetic protein 4 isoform X2 yields MTVMTRGASCRFLVRLLSLSLLLLDVNAYPKSDLRTDEDRDDGIKQELEGLSWPFVQSTNENNLAPRREEALQKIQETLGIRSQNEDLAHRKVPPQFMMELYNTIADPSGITRGRNPYNARVVRSFVERDPSLSRFYFFNISVLETSESVLEAELHLYRKKTPPRNARSLTTAGSPYYLIRVYQVLDDCSLDLPDLHRLLSVRYVGAHASGWQIFNVKQAVLGWMSGEPNLGLLVTAQNLFENEVPVEFSRRSDYHHSRQPILVLFDDDSNGRTSGRPVVAPRYYEYGSQDDYNDSKDGRGKGSAHEKDAKENEKTDLEDNGAERYGRRKRQREVGGDQPEEVALVSRRESEFFQRQKRGRGSQGEEEEEDKAPRYGEPLEATRRRRRDATSNTRGRTTTSDGIVSKNRSRITRILTSMDIYERAAFRERLGQVARNRSANMGSSRRHRPARSTGNGHQSNNHPTGNATDECTKHELYVDFHDIGLSSSIIAPVGYSAYQCKGVCEPPLSQEQRPTNHATIQAIVHKMAKDVERPCCVPTKLLGTSILFYDDNENVVLKMYEDMIADRCGCR; encoded by the exons ATGACAGTGATGACGAGAGGCGCGTCGTGCCGCTTCCTAGTGCGGCTGCTCTCGTTGTCGTTGCTCTTGTTAGACGTTAACGCGTACCCGAAGTCAGACCTCCGGACCGACGAGGACAGGGATGACGGAATCAAGCAAGAACTCGAAGGACTGTCGTGGCCCTTCGTTCAGTCGACAAACGAGAACAACCTGGCGCCCCGACGAGAGGAGGCTCTGCAGAAGATACAAGAG ACCCTCGGTATTCGGAGTCAGAACGAGGACCTGGCCCACCGTAAGGTACCGCCGCAATTCATGATGGAGCTCTACAACACGATCGCCGATCCCAGCGGGATCACGCGAGGCCGGAATCCCTACAACGCCCGGGTCGTCCGCAGCTTCGTCGAGAGGG ATCCATCCCTGTCGCGCTTCTACTTCTTCAATATCTCGGTGCTGGAGACGAGCGAGTCGGTGCTGGAGGCCGAGCTGCATCTCTATCGGAAGAAAACGCCGCCAAGGAACGCACGTTCACTGACGACGGCTGGGTCGCCCTATTATCTG ATAAGGGTATACCAAGTCCTGGACGACTGCAGCCTCGATCTGCCGGACCTTCACAGATTGCTGAGCGTCCGTTACGTCGGCGCGCACGCCTCCGGTTGGCAG ATATTCAACGTGAAACAAGCCGTTCTTGGTTGGATGAGCGGCGAGCCGAACCTGGGCCTCCTGGTGACGGCTCAGAATCTATTCGAGAACGAGGTGCCGGTGGAGTTCTCTCGTCGAAGCGATTACCACCACAGCAGGCAGCCGATACTGGTGCTCTTCGACGATGACAGCAACGGTCGGACCAGCGGAAGACCGGTAGTCGCGCCGCGATATTACGAATACGGAAGCCAGGACGACTACAACGACAGCAAGGACGGTCGTGGAAAGGGTTCGGCGCACGAGAAGGACGCGAAGGAAAACGAGAAGACCGATCTGGAGGACAACGGCGCCGAGCGCTACGGAAGGCGCAAGAGACAGCGGGAAGTCGGCGGCGATCAGCCCGAGGAAGTCGCGTTGGTGAGCAGGCGCGAGTCGGAATTCTTCCAGCGGCAGAAGAGAGGACGCGGATCGCAaggggaggaagaggaggaagacaAGGCTCCTCGTTACGGCGAGCCTCTGGAAGCGACGAGACGCCGGCGTCGCGACGCAACGTCCAACACCCGGGGACGCACCACCACCAGCGACGGTATCGTGTCGAAGAATCGCTCGCGGATCACGCGGATCCTCACGTCGATGGACATCTACGAGAGAGCGGCGTTTCGCGAGCGACTAGGACAGGTGGCGCGAAACAGATCGGCGAACATGGGGTCGTCGCGGCGTCATCGACCGGCGCGATCGACGGGCAACGGCCACCAGAGCAACAACCACCCGACGGGGAACGCGACCGATGAGTGCACGAAGCACGAGCTCTACGTGGACTTCCACGACATCGGGCTGTCGTCCTCGATAATCGCGCCGGTCGGCTACTCCGCGTACCAGTGCAAAGGCGTGTGCGAGCCACCCCTCAGCCAGGAGCAGCGGCCGACGAATCACGCGACGATCCAGGCGATCGTGCACAAGATGGCAAAGGACGTTGAGAGGCCGTGCTGCGTGCCGACGAAGCTCCTCGGCACCAGCATCCTCTTCTACGATGACAACGAGAATGTCGTGCTCAAGATGTACGAGGACATGATCGCGGACCGTTGCGGATGTCGTTAA
- the LOC105839040 gene encoding uncharacterized protein LOC105839040 isoform X3, giving the protein MRVRSTRGRWTVLAGFAIVCVINLRLAFCEEESENEGKAHSEELRQYTCCARHEKIIDVGYGISGEIIQIDAGLCRKLCPRHVSDDPGDASRPAVQKCSSDSHCRARAAKLERVSTLQGVRVIETIDACECSSESSCRREPYTHHVHSGTPYQAVVDVGVCIGHCSKDLGCKPVRNNTLSVKGPNGDEIYQVVEKCGCAGHCHRMDHMETVLDYSEQINVGQCVGTCPNETETCLLRDKREPSRCVAGLYSKQHTCTPARFKVHEYRTRRGAKREIIQITQCACV; this is encoded by the exons ATGCGCGTACGAAGCACGAGGGGACGATGGACCGTCCTCGCTGGTTTCGCCATAGTTTGCGTGATTAATTTGCGATTAG CTTTCTGCGAAGAGGAGTCGGAGAACGAAGGAAAAGCGCACTCGGAAGAGCTGCGACAGTACACGTGCTGTGCCCGGCATGAGAAGATAATCGACGTCGGATATG GGATATCCGGGGAAATTATTCAGATCGACGCTGGACTCTGCCGGAAATTATGCCCGCGACACGTGTCCGACGATCCCGGAGATGCGAGTCGACCTGCTGTGCAA AAATGTTCATCGGATTCCCACTGTCGCGCGAGGGCCGCCAAGCTCGAGCGCGTGTCCACGTTGCAGGGTGTTCGCGTTATCGAGACCATAGACGCCTGCGAGTGCTCGTCGGAGTCGTCCTGCAGACGGGAACCCTACACTCATCATGTGCACTCCGGTACGCCGTATCAGGCAGTCGTGGACGTCGGGGTTTGCATCGGCCATTGCAGCAAAG ACCTGGGTTGCAAGCCAGTCCGGAATAACACACTCAGCGTCAAGGGACCAAACG GTGACGAGATCTATCAAGTGGTTGAGAAATGCGGCTGCGCTGGTCATTGTCACCGGATGGACCACATGGAAACTGTGCTGGATTATAGCGAG CAAATAAACGTCGGTCAATGCGTCGGAACGTGCCCGAACGAAACGGAGACGTGTCTCCTGCGGGACAAGAGGGAGCCATCCAGGTGTGTGGCTGGCCTGTATTCGAAGCAGCACACTTGCACACCGGCCAGATTCAAAGTGCACGAGTACAG AACCAGACGAGGAGCGAAGCGAGAAATAATTCAGATCACTCAGTGTGCCTGTGTTTAG
- the LOC105839040 gene encoding uncharacterized protein LOC105839040 isoform X2: protein MRVRSTRGRWTVLAGFAIVCVINLRLAFCEEESENEGKAHSEELRQYTCCARHEKIIDVGYGISGEIIQIDAGLCRKLCPRHVSDDPGDASRPAVQKCSSDSHCRARAAKLERVSTLQGVRVIETIDACECSSESSCRREPYTHHVHSGTPYQAVVDVGVCIGHCSKDLGCKPVRNNTLSVKGPNGDEIYQVVEKCGCAGHCHRMDHMETVLDYSEVTIEEGTNTTDQINVGQCVGTCPNETETCLLRDKREPSRCVAGLYSKQHTCTPARFKVHEYRTRRGAKREIIQITQCACV from the exons ATGCGCGTACGAAGCACGAGGGGACGATGGACCGTCCTCGCTGGTTTCGCCATAGTTTGCGTGATTAATTTGCGATTAG CTTTCTGCGAAGAGGAGTCGGAGAACGAAGGAAAAGCGCACTCGGAAGAGCTGCGACAGTACACGTGCTGTGCCCGGCATGAGAAGATAATCGACGTCGGATATG GGATATCCGGGGAAATTATTCAGATCGACGCTGGACTCTGCCGGAAATTATGCCCGCGACACGTGTCCGACGATCCCGGAGATGCGAGTCGACCTGCTGTGCAA AAATGTTCATCGGATTCCCACTGTCGCGCGAGGGCCGCCAAGCTCGAGCGCGTGTCCACGTTGCAGGGTGTTCGCGTTATCGAGACCATAGACGCCTGCGAGTGCTCGTCGGAGTCGTCCTGCAGACGGGAACCCTACACTCATCATGTGCACTCCGGTACGCCGTATCAGGCAGTCGTGGACGTCGGGGTTTGCATCGGCCATTGCAGCAAAG ACCTGGGTTGCAAGCCAGTCCGGAATAACACACTCAGCGTCAAGGGACCAAACG GTGACGAGATCTATCAAGTGGTTGAGAAATGCGGCTGCGCTGGTCATTGTCACCGGATGGACCACATGGAAACTGTGCTGGATTATAGCGAGGTGACGATTGAAGAGGGCACGAACACGACCGAC CAAATAAACGTCGGTCAATGCGTCGGAACGTGCCCGAACGAAACGGAGACGTGTCTCCTGCGGGACAAGAGGGAGCCATCCAGGTGTGTGGCTGGCCTGTATTCGAAGCAGCACACTTGCACACCGGCCAGATTCAAAGTGCACGAGTACAG AACCAGACGAGGAGCGAAGCGAGAAATAATTCAGATCACTCAGTGTGCCTGTGTTTAG
- the LOC105839040 gene encoding uncharacterized protein LOC105839040 isoform X1, translated as MRVRSTRGRWTVLAGFAIVCVINLRLAFCEEESENEGKAHSEELRQYTCCARHEKIIDVGYGISGEIIQIDAGLCRKLCPRHVSDDPGDASRPAVQKCSSDSHCRARAAKLERVSTLQGVRVIETIDACECSSESSCRREPYTHHVHSGTPYQAVVDVGVCIGHCSKDLGCKPVRNNTLSVKGPNGDEIYQVVEKCGCAGHCHRMDHMETVLDYSEVTIEEGTNTTDVRPVVRQINVGQCVGTCPNETETCLLRDKREPSRCVAGLYSKQHTCTPARFKVHEYRTRRGAKREIIQITQCACV; from the exons ATGCGCGTACGAAGCACGAGGGGACGATGGACCGTCCTCGCTGGTTTCGCCATAGTTTGCGTGATTAATTTGCGATTAG CTTTCTGCGAAGAGGAGTCGGAGAACGAAGGAAAAGCGCACTCGGAAGAGCTGCGACAGTACACGTGCTGTGCCCGGCATGAGAAGATAATCGACGTCGGATATG GGATATCCGGGGAAATTATTCAGATCGACGCTGGACTCTGCCGGAAATTATGCCCGCGACACGTGTCCGACGATCCCGGAGATGCGAGTCGACCTGCTGTGCAA AAATGTTCATCGGATTCCCACTGTCGCGCGAGGGCCGCCAAGCTCGAGCGCGTGTCCACGTTGCAGGGTGTTCGCGTTATCGAGACCATAGACGCCTGCGAGTGCTCGTCGGAGTCGTCCTGCAGACGGGAACCCTACACTCATCATGTGCACTCCGGTACGCCGTATCAGGCAGTCGTGGACGTCGGGGTTTGCATCGGCCATTGCAGCAAAG ACCTGGGTTGCAAGCCAGTCCGGAATAACACACTCAGCGTCAAGGGACCAAACG GTGACGAGATCTATCAAGTGGTTGAGAAATGCGGCTGCGCTGGTCATTGTCACCGGATGGACCACATGGAAACTGTGCTGGATTATAGCGAGGTGACGATTGAAGAGGGCACGAACACGACCGACGTGAGGCCCGTGGTCCGA CAAATAAACGTCGGTCAATGCGTCGGAACGTGCCCGAACGAAACGGAGACGTGTCTCCTGCGGGACAAGAGGGAGCCATCCAGGTGTGTGGCTGGCCTGTATTCGAAGCAGCACACTTGCACACCGGCCAGATTCAAAGTGCACGAGTACAG AACCAGACGAGGAGCGAAGCGAGAAATAATTCAGATCACTCAGTGTGCCTGTGTTTAG